From Topomyia yanbarensis strain Yona2022 chromosome 1, ASM3024719v1, whole genome shotgun sequence, one genomic window encodes:
- the LOC131677864 gene encoding LOW QUALITY PROTEIN: zinc finger BED domain-containing protein 4-like (The sequence of the model RefSeq protein was modified relative to this genomic sequence to represent the inferred CDS: inserted 2 bases in 1 codon), with amino-acid sequence MAESKRSAIWEFFIEIDGGRRAKCAECSAXLSRGGTGKAATNSGMINHLKQHSEAHRIYRESEATRKATKPAAQPTIQESFSGSFRWEENSVKAKEITKTIAEMLVLDLQPISMVQDEGFLRLMAKLQPKYKVPSRKHFTSVVLPEMFEKCKKSIKDALPQNGGYMSFTTDIWSSPNNKAVISLTAHWYEEKCSNMQHAILNTSEFPGSHTGERIGLKMHEMLSAWNISTSQVHLILRDNAANMLKGLNDAELPNVGCFIHTLQLVVLEGLECQKTVKDAIAKSRNIVTHFNHSPLACNKLSEIQDKYYLPKRKLLQDVRTRWNSSFYMLERMLDQRSTVTYYAGEVPTVKNLTEYEWNITSRLLELLRPFEEITRIVSSDESNISEVIPYVAALRLFLEKNSSNHKGVEPTKETLLRSLNARFNYILEENVFTFATVLDPRFKLNFISENNHRILIDRIVTEILDQIEVTKPEKQGLNWRNLQRLHPVSGSALRKSEQIDNKQSTRPSAQLETSWNSIFREKILIESKARMLGGLQTNTNTHMY; translated from the exons ATGGCGGAAAGCAAACGTTCGGCGATTTGGGAGTTCTTCATCGAAATTGATGGTGGTCGAAGAGCCAAGTGCGCAGAATGCAGTGC ACTATCGCGCGGTGGTACCGGAAAAGCAGCTACAAATTCTGGAATGATAAATCATTTGAAGCAACATTCCGAAGCACATCGAATTTACCGAGAATCAGAAGCTACGCGAAAAGCTACCAAACCTGCGGCGCAGCCTACCATCCAAGAGAGCTTTTCTGGCAGCTTCAGATGGGAGGAAAATTCTGTAAAGGCTAAAGAAATTACAAAAACAATCGCAGAAATGCTTGTACTGGATCTCCAACCAATTTCAATGGTtcaagatgaaggatttctacgcTTGATGGCGAAGCTGCAGCCGAAGTATAAA gtTCCTAGTAGGAAGCATTTTACATCAGTGGTACTTCCTGAAATGTTCGAGAAGTGCAAAAAGTCAATAAAGGATGCGTTGCCTCAAAATGGTGGGTACATGTCTTTCACGACAGACATTTGGTCGTCTCCGAACAATAAAGCAGTGATAAGTTTGACTGCACATTGGTACGAAGAAAAATGCAGCAATATGCAACACGCCATATTAAACACTAGTGAGTTCCCTGGCTCCCACACCGGAGAGAGAATTGGCCTAAAAATGCACGAAATGTTAAGTGCCTGGAACATATCCACATCTCAGGTTCACCTGATCTTGCGGGATAATGCGGCAAACATGCTGAAAGGGCTAAATGATGCCGAACTGCCGAACGTTGGATGTTTTATTCATACGCTTCAACTAGTTGTTCTTGAGGGATTGGAATGTCAAAAAACTGTTAAAGACGCTATAGCAAAATCACGCAATATTGTGACACACTTCAACCATTCTCCACTAGCTTGCAACAAACTGTCCGAAATCCAGGACAAATACTATTTACCCAAAAGAAAACTCCTGCAGGACGTTCGCACACGATGGAATTCTTCGTTCTATATGTTAGAACGCATGCTTGACCAAAGATCAACCGTAACATACTACGCAGGAGAAGTTCCAACGGTAAAGAATTTGACGGAATATGAATGGAATATTACAAGCCGTCTTCTTGAGCTTTTGAGGCCATTTGAGGAAATAACCAGAATCGTAAGCTCCGATGAATCGAACATATCTGAGGTAATTCCGTATGTGGCAGCCCTCAGACTGTTTTTAGAAAAGAATAGTAGTAATCATAAAGGAGTCGAACCTACAAAAGAAACCCTATTAAGAAGCTTGAACGCCCGGTTTAATTATATTTTGGAGGAAAATGTTTTTACCTTTGCCACTGTTCTAGATCCCAGATTTAAACTGAACTTCATTTCCGAAAACAATCACCGTATCCTAATTGATCGAATCGTAACTGAGATCCTTGATCAAATCGAAGTAACGAAGCCAGAGAAACAAGGCCTGAACTGGAGAAACCTGCAGAGACTTCATCCGGTTTCTGGAAGTGCTTTGAGGAAGTCGGAGCAAATCGACAACAAACAATCGACCCGTCCATCTGCACAATTAGAAACGAGCTGGAACAGTATCTTTCGGGAAAAAATATTGATAGAAAGCAAAGCCCGTATGCTTGGTGGACTACAAACAAACACAAATACCCACATGTACTGA